In Tenacibaculum pacificus, a single window of DNA contains:
- the mgtE gene encoding magnesium transporter, producing the protein MAFEITQDLLSNVAQYIESKNNAALNQLFKEIHHADIAEILDELPFEEAVYIIRLLDSETTSEVLMDVDDDVREKILEQLTAKEIAEEIDELDTDDAADVISELSDKRKKAVMQEIEDEEHAKEIVELLRYSENSAGGLMAKELVKVNENWTISRCEKEMRVQAEEVTRVHSIYVIDDSGKLKGRLSLKDLLMASTKATIAEVYIPKVDFVNVTDEAEDVANIMRKYDLEAIPVVDELGVLVGRITIDDIVDVIKEEADKDYQLAAGITQDVEADDTIWELTRARLPWLFLGLLGGVGAASIMGFFEDAMVDNAILFMFTPLIAAMAGNVGVQSSAIIVQGLANDDVKGSIGNRLLKEISLAMVNGLALAILLFFFIFITEQDIKVATAISISLFVVIIVAGLIGTFIPLFLDKRGIDPAIATGPFITTSNDIFGILIYFGIAKMIIGF; encoded by the coding sequence ATGGCATTTGAAATTACCCAAGACCTTCTTAGTAACGTAGCGCAGTATATTGAAAGTAAAAATAACGCTGCTCTTAATCAACTTTTTAAAGAAATTCACCATGCTGATATTGCTGAAATATTAGACGAATTACCCTTTGAAGAAGCTGTTTATATTATCCGTTTATTAGATAGTGAAACAACATCAGAAGTACTGATGGATGTTGATGATGATGTTCGTGAAAAAATACTAGAACAATTAACCGCTAAAGAAATTGCGGAAGAAATTGATGAACTTGATACCGATGATGCTGCCGATGTAATTTCCGAACTTTCTGATAAAAGGAAAAAAGCGGTAATGCAAGAAATTGAAGACGAAGAACATGCAAAAGAAATTGTAGAGTTATTACGTTATTCTGAAAATTCTGCAGGTGGTTTAATGGCTAAAGAGCTTGTTAAGGTTAATGAAAACTGGACAATTTCTCGCTGTGAAAAAGAAATGCGAGTTCAAGCAGAAGAAGTTACTCGTGTACACTCAATATATGTAATTGATGATAGTGGTAAGTTAAAAGGTCGTTTATCTTTAAAAGACTTATTAATGGCTTCTACAAAGGCTACTATTGCCGAAGTGTACATACCAAAAGTAGATTTTGTAAACGTTACAGATGAAGCAGAAGATGTTGCCAATATCATGCGAAAATATGATTTAGAAGCAATACCTGTTGTTGATGAATTAGGCGTTTTAGTTGGTAGAATTACCATTGATGATATTGTTGATGTAATTAAAGAAGAAGCTGATAAAGATTATCAATTAGCCGCAGGTATTACACAAGATGTAGAAGCTGATGATACTATTTGGGAATTAACACGAGCACGTTTACCTTGGCTTTTCTTAGGATTACTTGGTGGGGTTGGTGCTGCAAGTATTATGGGATTTTTTGAAGATGCAATGGTTGACAATGCCATTTTATTTATGTTTACACCTTTAATAGCGGCAATGGCTGGTAATGTTGGAGTACAATCTTCAGCAATTATAGTGCAAGGTTTAGCGAATGATGATGTAAAAGGAAGTATTGGTAATAGACTATTAAAAGAAATTTCTTTAGCAATGGTAAATGGATTAGCATTGGCTATTTTACTTTTCTTTTTTATCTTTATTACAGAACAAGATATAAAAGTAGCAACGGCTATTTCTATATCTCTTTTTGTGGTGATAATTGTAGCGGGTTTAATAGGAACTTTTATTCCTTTATTTTTAGATAAAAGAGGTATTGATCCTGCAATTGCTACAGGACCATTTATTACCACTAGTAATGATATTTTTGGAATCCTTATTTACTTTGGAATCGCTAAAATGATTATTGGTTTTTAA
- the rsmI gene encoding 16S rRNA (cytidine(1402)-2'-O)-methyltransferase: MSKLYLVPTPIGNLEDITLRALRILKEVDFILAEDTRTSGKLLKHFEIGTQMYSHHMHNEHKSVDGVLNRLKNGETCALISDAGTPAISDPGFLLTRACVQQNIDVECLPGATAFVPALVNSGLPNDKFVFEGFLPVKKGRQTRLTLLSEENRTMIFYESPHKLLKTLAHFGEYFGEDRQISVSRELTKLFEETKRGTVKEVLSYYTAKPAKGEIVIVVDGKK, encoded by the coding sequence ATGAGCAAATTGTATTTGGTACCAACCCCAATCGGGAATTTAGAAGATATTACGCTAAGAGCACTTAGAATTTTAAAAGAAGTCGATTTTATTTTGGCAGAAGACACACGTACTAGTGGAAAATTGTTAAAACATTTTGAAATTGGAACACAAATGTATAGTCATCATATGCATAACGAACACAAATCTGTTGATGGTGTTTTAAATCGATTAAAAAATGGTGAAACTTGTGCTTTAATTTCTGATGCTGGAACTCCAGCAATTTCTGATCCAGGTTTTTTATTGACCAGAGCCTGTGTCCAACAAAATATTGATGTAGAATGTTTGCCTGGTGCAACTGCTTTTGTGCCTGCTTTAGTAAATTCTGGTTTACCAAATGATAAATTTGTTTTCGAAGGATTTTTACCTGTTAAAAAAGGAAGACAAACCCGTCTAACACTTTTATCCGAAGAAAATAGAACCATGATTTTTTATGAAAGTCCTCATAAATTATTAAAAACATTAGCTCATTTTGGCGAATATTTTGGCGAAGACAGACAAATATCAGTTTCTAGAGAATTGACTAAATTATTCGAAGAAACCAAAAGAGGAACAGTAAAAGAAGTGTTATCATATTATACAGCAAAACCCGCAAAAGGCGAAATTGTTATTGTTGTTGATGGAAAAAAATAG
- a CDS encoding ferredoxin--NADP reductase, with protein sequence MSTFHKLNIEKIIKETADAVSILFTVPAELKEAYTFIAGQYITIKATLNGQEVRRAYSICASPKSNQIKVAVKAVEKGIFSTYATTKLKENTTLEVSEPEGKFILEPKADKNYIAFAAGSGITPVLSMIKTVLDTEASSTFTLVFGNKKAETTIFYDELNALSEAYPSQFNLHYIFSKEVRNDSKLGRIDKNNVNHFVKDIHKDISFDATYICGPEEMINLVSETLQESGFDKETIHFELFTASASATEIPVTYPDGKSEITILLDDEESTFSMEKTDTILAASLRNKLDAPYSCQGGVCSSCIAKVTEGKAVMSKNSILSDDELEDGFILTCVAHPCTPKVVIDFDDV encoded by the coding sequence ATGTCTACATTTCATAAATTAAATATTGAAAAGATAATAAAAGAAACTGCAGATGCTGTTTCTATATTATTTACCGTTCCTGCTGAATTAAAAGAAGCATATACTTTTATCGCAGGACAATATATTACTATTAAAGCAACTTTAAATGGTCAAGAAGTTCGAAGAGCTTATTCTATATGTGCTTCACCAAAAAGTAACCAAATAAAAGTAGCTGTTAAAGCTGTTGAAAAAGGAATATTTTCAACCTATGCAACGACTAAATTAAAAGAAAATACAACTTTAGAAGTTTCAGAACCAGAAGGAAAGTTTATTCTTGAGCCAAAAGCGGATAAAAATTATATCGCATTTGCCGCAGGAAGTGGAATTACACCTGTTTTATCAATGATAAAAACGGTTTTAGATACTGAAGCATCATCAACTTTTACGTTAGTTTTTGGTAATAAAAAAGCTGAAACCACTATTTTTTATGATGAATTAAATGCTTTATCTGAAGCATATCCATCACAATTTAACTTGCACTATATATTTAGTAAAGAAGTTAGAAACGATAGTAAATTAGGTAGAATAGATAAAAATAATGTGAATCATTTTGTAAAAGATATTCATAAAGATATTTCTTTTGATGCAACTTATATTTGTGGTCCTGAAGAAATGATTAATTTGGTGTCAGAAACTTTACAAGAAAGCGGATTTGATAAAGAAACAATCCATTTTGAGTTATTTACAGCAAGTGCATCAGCAACCGAAATTCCTGTAACTTATCCTGATGGAAAATCAGAAATCACTATTTTATTAGATGATGAAGAAAGTACTTTTTCAATGGAAAAAACAGATACCATTTTAGCAGCTTCTTTACGTAATAAATTAGATGCTCCTTATTCTTGTCAAGGAGGAGTTTGTAGTAGTTGTATTGCAAAAGTTACTGAAGGAAAAGCTGTAATGTCTAAAAATTCTATTTTATCTGATGATGAATTAGAAGATGGGTTTATTTTAACCTGTGTGGCACATCCTTGTACACCAAAAGTAGTTATCGATTTTGATGATGTTTAG
- a CDS encoding carboxypeptidase-like regulatory domain-containing protein, with product MLFFFVISSIALSAQITLKGKVYDEYLDPFPNAIINSLQSTATTTSNINGNFTLTLKKKLPYILLISAKGYRKEILKITDLKEELNIILKEIK from the coding sequence TTGTTATTTTTTTTTGTAATTTCTAGTATTGCTTTATCTGCACAAATTACTTTAAAAGGAAAAGTTTATGATGAATACTTAGACCCTTTTCCTAATGCAATTATTAATTCACTACAAAGTACTGCAACTACAACTTCAAATATTAATGGTAATTTTACCTTAACTTTAAAGAAAAAACTTCCTTATATCCTCTTAATATCAGCTAAAGGTTACAGAAAAGAAATACTTAAAATTACAGATTTAAAGGAAGAATTAAACATTATTTTAAAAGAAATAAAATAG
- the rsmA gene encoding 16S rRNA (adenine(1518)-N(6)/adenine(1519)-N(6))-dimethyltransferase RsmA — protein sequence MTVRAKKHLGQHFLTDEDIAKKIADALIGKGYDNVLEIGPGMGVLTKYLLERETKTTVMEIDYDSVAYLKDTFPLEHIKLDTTAKKFEIIEGDFLKKNLKDFFKEKQVAIIGNFPYNISTQIVFKAIEYRDFVPEFAGMFQKEVAKRIAEKEGSKVYGIMSVLTQAFYDVEYLFTVPPTVFNPPPKVDSGVIRLTRKEDYSLPVDEKLFFRVVKTAFNQRRKMLRSSLKSFNISDALKEDPIFTMRPEQLSVQRFIELTDKIAKDGI from the coding sequence ATGACTGTAAGAGCAAAAAAACATTTAGGACAACATTTTTTAACCGATGAAGATATCGCTAAAAAAATAGCCGATGCATTAATTGGAAAAGGCTACGATAATGTATTAGAAATTGGTCCTGGAATGGGCGTTTTAACTAAATATTTATTAGAAAGAGAAACTAAAACTACCGTAATGGAAATCGATTATGATTCTGTTGCCTATTTAAAAGATACTTTTCCGTTAGAACATATTAAATTAGATACTACTGCCAAAAAATTTGAAATAATCGAAGGTGATTTTTTAAAGAAAAATTTAAAAGATTTTTTTAAAGAAAAACAAGTAGCTATTATTGGTAATTTTCCGTATAATATTTCTACACAAATTGTTTTTAAAGCTATTGAATATAGAGATTTTGTTCCTGAATTTGCAGGAATGTTTCAAAAAGAAGTAGCTAAAAGAATCGCTGAAAAAGAGGGAAGTAAAGTCTATGGAATTATGTCGGTGTTAACACAAGCTTTCTACGATGTAGAATACTTATTTACCGTACCTCCTACTGTTTTTAATCCGCCACCAAAAGTAGATTCTGGTGTTATCAGATTAACCAGAAAAGAAGATTATAGCTTACCTGTTGATGAAAAATTATTTTTTAGAGTAGTAAAAACAGCTTTTAATCAACGAAGAAAAATGTTACGTTCTAGTTTAAAATCATTCAATATTTCTGATGCTTTAAAAGAGGATCCTATATTTACAATGCGTCCCGAACAATTATCAGTACAACGATTTATAGAATTGACCGATAAAATAGCAAAAGATGGCATTTGA
- a CDS encoding LysE family translocator produces the protein MDFYNFKNAFIIGFIMSFMIGPVFFMLIKTSILKGARAAISFDIGVILGDITFMLIAYFGSRSLLEKIKDDPRLFLVGGLILIIYGFITFFDKSNKKEGEITEVQISATNNYGKLMLKGFALNFINVGVLATWLGVVIVVGPTLNMDPTAIFWYFTTILFGYALTDLGKILLAKQLKSKLTPLVIYRIKKGMGVLLIIFGTLIMLKSFIPKDEIDNLLDKITPEKTIKNQ, from the coding sequence ATGGATTTTTATAATTTTAAAAATGCTTTTATAATAGGTTTTATCATGTCTTTTATGATAGGACCTGTTTTTTTTATGCTTATTAAAACAAGTATATTAAAAGGTGCTCGTGCTGCAATTTCTTTTGATATAGGCGTTATTTTAGGTGATATTACTTTTATGCTAATTGCTTATTTTGGAAGTAGAAGTTTATTAGAAAAAATTAAAGATGACCCTCGTTTATTTCTGGTTGGTGGGCTTATTTTGATTATATATGGTTTTATCACTTTTTTTGATAAAAGCAATAAAAAAGAAGGAGAAATTACTGAAGTTCAAATTTCAGCAACTAATAATTACGGAAAACTAATGTTAAAAGGTTTTGCGTTAAATTTTATAAATGTTGGTGTTTTGGCGACTTGGCTAGGTGTTGTTATAGTTGTAGGACCCACATTAAATATGGATCCGACTGCTATATTCTGGTATTTTACTACCATACTTTTTGGCTATGCTCTAACAGATTTAGGTAAAATATTATTAGCAAAACAATTAAAAAGTAAACTAACGCCTTTAGTTATTTATCGAATAAAAAAAGGAATGGGTGTTTTATTGATTATTTTCGGAACGCTAATTATGTTAAAAAGTTTTATCCCTAAAGATGAAATTGATAACTTATTAGATAAAATTACGCCAGAAAAAACAATTAAAAACCAATAA
- a CDS encoding DUF4286 family protein — protein MYIYNVTINIDESVHQEWLVWIKDHIPNVLATGNFLSAKLTAVLVEEEMGGATYSVQYTAKTREDLDAYYDNHADELRAASFKKFGDKMLAFRTELKVINEFFPTVINN, from the coding sequence ATGTATATATATAATGTTACAATAAATATTGACGAAAGCGTACACCAAGAATGGCTAGTTTGGATTAAAGATCATATTCCTAATGTTTTGGCTACAGGTAATTTTTTAAGTGCAAAATTAACCGCTGTTTTAGTTGAAGAAGAAATGGGAGGAGCAACTTATTCTGTTCAATATACCGCTAAAACACGTGAAGATTTAGATGCATATTATGACAATCATGCTGATGAACTTCGTGCAGCTAGTTTTAAGAAATTTGGCGATAAAATGTTAGCTTTTCGTACCGAATTAAAAGTTATTAATGAATTTTTTCCTACAGTAATAAATAACTAA
- a CDS encoding NAD(P)-dependent oxidoreductase yields the protein MTEIKTIGIIGMGTIGTSISYILQEAGLNVIGFKHKNRKSEAYKELIKKDKIVIINSADNTSFPKKTPLKIQITSSLEEIAEKADLILNCCRFPQNSTMYQFSETEKSIIKKRIRQF from the coding sequence ATGACAGAGATAAAGACTATTGGAATTATAGGAATGGGAACAATTGGAACTTCTATCTCTTATATTCTTCAAGAGGCAGGTTTAAATGTTATCGGTTTTAAACATAAAAATAGAAAAAGTGAAGCATATAAAGAGCTTATAAAAAAAGATAAAATAGTAATAATTAATAGTGCCGATAATACTTCTTTTCCTAAAAAAACACCTCTTAAAATACAAATTACTTCATCATTAGAAGAAATTGCAGAAAAAGCTGATTTAATACTTAATTGTTGTCGTTTTCCTCAAAATTCAACGATGTATCAATTTAGTGAAACTGAAAAATCAATCATCAAAAAAAGAATACGCCAATTTTAA
- a CDS encoding energy transducer TonB: MHLTLQVSTPHYEKFININFFLSINILAQKVCKSPNEIEEDLNTISISKCDIKESEKKKSKKSRQINVAVSSTRRSLKKRQISKRTGAGIAEIKTTSQNTTQKLVLEKEPTSKTNIAEINTKLSKKEYNNAAKFSNVDDIPLFNSCKNVEKTRRSYCFNKNMINYISEHFKYPKKTINSPTKGGIWVSFVIDKNGEVKNIKTLVHKYGDLLNKEAIRIVSKLPQFIPAKKDGKRIAVKYGFPISLTLD; this comes from the coding sequence TTGCACTTAACTTTACAAGTTAGTACCCCACACTATGAAAAATTTATTAATATTAACTTTTTTTTATCGATAAACATATTAGCACAAAAAGTATGTAAATCTCCAAATGAAATTGAAGAAGACTTAAATACTATTAGCATAAGTAAATGTGATATTAAAGAATCTGAAAAAAAGAAAAGTAAAAAATCAAGACAAATTAATGTTGCAGTATCATCAACTAGGAGAAGTTTAAAAAAAAGACAAATATCTAAGAGAACAGGAGCTGGTATTGCTGAAATTAAAACAACCTCTCAAAATACAACTCAAAAATTAGTTCTTGAAAAAGAACCTACTTCAAAAACTAATATCGCAGAAATTAATACTAAATTATCTAAAAAAGAATATAACAATGCTGCTAAATTTAGTAATGTTGATGATATTCCGCTATTCAATTCTTGTAAGAATGTAGAAAAAACAAGACGCTCTTATTGTTTTAATAAAAACATGATAAATTATATTTCTGAACATTTTAAATATCCAAAAAAAACCATTAATTCACCAACAAAAGGAGGTATTTGGGTAAGTTTTGTTATTGATAAAAATGGTGAAGTAAAAAATATTAAAACACTAGTGCATAAATATGGTGATTTATTGAATAAAGAAGCTATTAGAATTGTTTCTAAATTACCTCAATTTATTCCTGCAAAAAAAGATGGAAAACGTATTGCTGTAAAATATGGTTTTCCTATTTCATTAACTTTAGATTAA